One part of the Mariniblastus fucicola genome encodes these proteins:
- a CDS encoding HAD family hydrolase yields MLPNDDTEALIFDCDGTLADTMPLHFIAWQNVMTGYGFQFDEDLFYSLGGKPTELIVEDLSRDQNIDVDVMKVTNEKESAFLDLIDQIEPIKAVVGVAQQFHGKLPMGVGSGGQREVVKQILSTLSIEPLFDCVVGSEDTEKHKPEPDVFLEVASRLKVEPSKCLVYEDADLGVEAARRAGMQCFDVRTIFTPRRITSTDPGNA; encoded by the coding sequence ATGCTGCCAAATGACGACACCGAAGCTCTGATCTTTGATTGCGATGGAACGCTGGCCGACACAATGCCATTGCACTTCATCGCATGGCAGAACGTCATGACCGGTTATGGATTCCAGTTCGACGAAGACCTGTTCTATTCGCTGGGCGGAAAACCGACAGAGCTGATTGTTGAAGATCTGTCACGCGACCAAAACATCGACGTCGACGTGATGAAAGTCACGAACGAAAAAGAGTCCGCGTTTCTGGATTTGATCGACCAGATTGAACCCATCAAAGCCGTCGTCGGCGTGGCTCAACAGTTTCACGGCAAGCTGCCAATGGGCGTTGGGTCGGGAGGGCAACGCGAGGTCGTGAAGCAGATTCTGTCGACGCTTTCTATTGAGCCACTTTTTGATTGCGTCGTCGGTTCAGAAGATACTGAAAAGCACAAACCCGAACCCGATGTATTCCTCGAAGTCGCATCGCGCCTGAAAGTTGAACCGTCCAAATGCCTGGTTTATGAAGATGCGGATCTGGGCGTGGAAGCCGCGCGGCGTGCGGGCATGCAGTGCTTTGACGTCCGCACCATTTTTACTCCACGCCGAATCACTTCGACCGATCCCGGGAACGCTTGA
- the ribH gene encoding 6,7-dimethyl-8-ribityllumazine synthase: MTIDKNQRELGKPSLVTGSRVGIVVSSYHRDITGKLHSGAVETLKSVGIADEDIFTAWVPGSWEIPLAAQRLLDTDKWDAIVCLGCVIRGETTHDQHINTTISNALGMLSLDYSKPVAFGVLTCNTLDQALARSGGSVGNKGVEAAESVLHMLSLFEEIGS; the protein is encoded by the coding sequence ATGACGATCGACAAAAACCAACGAGAACTTGGCAAGCCCAGCCTGGTCACAGGCAGCCGCGTCGGAATCGTCGTGTCGAGCTACCATCGCGACATCACCGGAAAGCTTCACAGCGGCGCCGTCGAGACCCTGAAAAGCGTCGGTATCGCGGACGAGGACATTTTCACCGCGTGGGTTCCTGGTTCGTGGGAAATCCCACTGGCGGCTCAGCGTCTTCTGGACACCGACAAGTGGGACGCGATCGTCTGTTTGGGCTGCGTCATTCGCGGCGAGACGACTCACGACCAGCACATCAACACCACGATCAGCAACGCGTTGGGCATGCTGTCGCTGGACTATTCAAAACCGGTGGCTTTTGGCGTTTTGACCTGCAACACGCTCGATCAGGCTCTGGCTCGCAGCGGTGGATCCGTCGGCAACAAAGGCGTCGAAGCTGCCGAATCTGTGCTGCATATGCTTTCTCTATTCGAAGAAATCGGCAGCTAA
- the ftsY gene encoding signal recognition particle-docking protein FtsY, producing the protein MAKWNPFRRNKPEDKAPQESPAVEPGQGGESDASSESTTPVAPSESSTAPAQQTPAVPSEPVPTEPTSKAPTPEAPEPEKEQKTGFFSKFKTALKKTVNVLNTDLRDIVKEGRLVDDAFLEEIFALMIRTDMGVASASKIRDDIGKKFRARKVEFSDLVGSAKETVREIMQQGSADVNFAESGPTIIMVVGVNGAGKTTSIAKLVYRYKEMGKSVVLGAGDTFRAAAVEQLTVWANRLNAEIITGKSGSDPASVAWQATEAAYNNDHDICIIDTAGRLQTQSNLMDELGRINRLINKAANKVSEGSTAPHEVLLVLDATAGQNALSQAKGFSEAANCTGIVLAKLDGTAKGGVAIPICQEFGLPVKFIGLGETPDAFAKFDVDTFVDALFDEN; encoded by the coding sequence ATGGCCAAGTGGAACCCCTTCCGAAGAAACAAGCCTGAGGACAAAGCTCCTCAGGAATCACCTGCCGTCGAACCAGGGCAGGGTGGTGAAAGCGATGCTTCGTCTGAGTCCACGACACCGGTGGCTCCATCAGAAAGTTCAACTGCTCCGGCGCAGCAGACTCCAGCGGTTCCGTCCGAGCCAGTTCCTACGGAGCCAACCTCAAAAGCGCCAACCCCCGAGGCACCCGAGCCTGAGAAAGAACAGAAGACCGGATTTTTCAGCAAGTTCAAAACGGCGCTGAAAAAAACCGTCAACGTGCTCAACACGGACCTTCGAGACATCGTCAAGGAAGGCCGTTTGGTTGACGACGCATTCCTGGAAGAAATCTTTGCGTTGATGATTCGCACCGACATGGGTGTTGCGTCGGCCAGCAAGATCCGGGACGACATCGGCAAAAAGTTTCGTGCTCGCAAAGTTGAGTTTTCCGATTTGGTTGGGTCAGCAAAGGAAACCGTTCGCGAAATCATGCAGCAAGGTTCAGCCGATGTGAACTTTGCCGAATCCGGCCCGACGATCATCATGGTCGTCGGCGTGAACGGTGCCGGAAAGACAACTTCGATCGCGAAACTCGTCTATCGCTACAAAGAGATGGGCAAATCCGTCGTGCTTGGCGCTGGCGACACGTTTCGTGCTGCGGCCGTCGAGCAGTTGACGGTCTGGGCCAATCGTCTGAATGCTGAAATCATCACCGGGAAGTCTGGCAGTGACCCTGCAAGTGTGGCCTGGCAGGCTACCGAGGCAGCTTACAACAACGACCATGACATTTGTATCATCGACACGGCGGGCCGACTTCAGACGCAATCCAACTTGATGGATGAGCTTGGACGCATCAATCGCTTGATCAACAAAGCTGCCAACAAAGTCTCCGAGGGCTCGACCGCGCCGCACGAAGTTCTACTTGTGCTCGATGCGACCGCAGGCCAGAACGCACTCAGCCAGGCAAAAGGGTTTTCTGAGGCAGCAAACTGTACTGGCATCGTTTTGGCGAAACTCGACGGAACGGCCAAGGGCGGTGTTGCGATTCCGATTTGCCAGGAGTTCGGCTTGCCAGTCAAGTTTATTGGACTGGGCGAGACGCCGGACGCTTTTGCCAAGTTCGATGTTGATACTTTTGTCGACGCACTGTTCGACGAAAACTAG
- a CDS encoding thermonuclease family protein, producing the protein MYVLRRIPVQNLILIAAGLLFVGCSAESHSSIPVSVQQPPPFSYSGRIGRIWGGDNFEVVENGKLHYAFIRGIDTPEPGQPFHEEAKRMLRQLAKSKRTVIHVLKRDEWKREVCDVRITNFDITDEFTANTSGESDVDPALELLQSGLAWFDQTDGPYAESYRNAEATAKEQGLGLWSQPNPVAPWEFWQQQVMQITPDESDSEEAQHEPAQ; encoded by the coding sequence ATGTACGTGCTACGACGAATTCCGGTTCAAAACTTGATCCTGATTGCAGCGGGACTGCTGTTCGTTGGCTGTAGTGCTGAAAGCCATTCGTCGATTCCGGTTTCCGTTCAGCAGCCTCCGCCCTTTTCATACAGTGGCCGGATCGGACGCATTTGGGGCGGCGACAACTTTGAAGTCGTTGAGAATGGCAAACTGCACTACGCATTTATTCGCGGAATCGACACGCCTGAACCTGGCCAGCCATTTCATGAGGAAGCCAAACGAATGTTGCGGCAATTGGCAAAGAGCAAAAGAACCGTGATTCATGTGCTGAAACGTGACGAATGGAAACGTGAAGTATGTGACGTGAGGATCACCAACTTTGACATTACCGATGAATTCACAGCGAACACGTCGGGCGAGTCGGACGTCGATCCCGCGCTCGAACTGCTTCAGAGTGGACTGGCCTGGTTCGATCAAACCGACGGGCCGTACGCTGAAAGTTATCGCAATGCCGAGGCAACCGCCAAAGAGCAGGGGCTTGGATTGTGGTCTCAACCGAATCCCGTTGCTCCGTGGGAATTTTGGCAACAACAGGTTATGCAAATCACACCCGACGAGTCAGACAGCGAAGAAGCGCAGCACGAACCGGCTCAGTAA
- the nusB gene encoding transcription antitermination factor NusB — translation MSRRSRAREIVLQVLYQNELNPEQPDFVRTRFVEARLGHNDKLVAFARSLIDGVRMKRETLDRQLEKTAMNWRLSRMAATDRNVLRLGAYELLFTDAPGRVVINEAIVLARRYGSDNSSSFVNGVLDKLMKLQAKGELEERDEAATTDKETQED, via the coding sequence ATGTCACGTCGCAGTCGAGCCAGAGAAATTGTTTTACAGGTGCTCTATCAAAACGAGCTCAATCCGGAGCAGCCTGATTTTGTGCGTACCAGGTTCGTCGAAGCCAGACTGGGGCACAACGACAAACTGGTCGCGTTTGCGCGTTCGCTGATCGATGGCGTTCGCATGAAGCGGGAAACACTGGACAGGCAATTGGAGAAAACAGCCATGAACTGGCGACTGTCCCGGATGGCGGCGACCGACCGGAACGTTCTGCGGTTGGGAGCTTACGAACTGTTGTTTACAGATGCTCCTGGACGCGTCGTGATCAACGAAGCCATCGTGCTGGCTCGGCGATACGGGTCCGACAATTCGTCGTCGTTCGTCAACGGAGTTCTGGACAAACTGATGAAACTTCAGGCCAAAGGCGAACTCGAAGAACGCGACGAAGCTGCAACAACAGACAAAGAAACTCAAGAAGACTGA
- a CDS encoding serine/threonine-protein kinase: protein MSENEELDLDALVKTAGSFSRDRFAQFMQLIPPATRKVVLKRLADRHASTSTTDDATGRFDAALPPTVIVEPESENKASEDRTTKRDRVSDDVSMVKLHARGAVGEVFVAFDKKLSRELALKRIRPELPPSDRRVQRFIREAEITANLQHPGIVPIYDLVVSPDKVHYTMPLVCGSTLSDLIKQTHEKFGDRTDPVEWMSAFRPLLTRFIAVCNAIDYAHSENVLHRDLKPDNIMVGTQGQTLILDWGCAKKIDDSETSDESQPQIQDIELAKILGVEPQNRMTVAGSVMGTIAFMSPEQASGDPSRVGTHSDIFGLGATLFNLLTNEVAYENVETDDSSIDKALEEVQQGKHLRVEEIDSRVPAPIAAICLKAMAYDPEKRYASAGDFGRDIDHFLAGEPVSAYREPLIDRAARFIKRHRTAFTTLLGTLLVGFLSLALVTLIVDRQRATLADKNNELASLNDELAAVNERLTNSIEAEKELVTSATVRELQSKQQLYATEMLLASEASSEPGGIGRMRQLVDRWRGPEMSDFRGWEWRHLDALGNSEYWKTDLESTVNRIFTTRDSPIVRVFDADKSLVFNLDIETKKVIGRIRLPRNTTSLDFNRDQSVAAVGLADGSVQILKLNQKGSKPVEFKTLKSTIADIRWNIGGDYLAACDVSGNVAVWQWYERKLKFTDTGVLKQAGKQLLHWSYDGHKLYWTTSSEIFEWGTSDGKKKQIVRDGWIVSPCSSHEGKLLAWVGPGNTIVIHNPESGETKRLSGHQLFVETLHWHPHKHYLLSSSADGSVRIWNADTFKQVRQLLGHGGHVYAASWSSDGSKVASGGLPEDHFHVWDVSNLGSEQDRELKDHPAFAWHPDGDRLAVAEGSNILVEGRQNGSMETLLLKPADSKSPEIYSLAYDDSGQRIACVSAKGRVWTIDAESGEMLKLLDEGSNANLFPRITGKAIQWSPDGKFLAAIGSRGKVRIWDDATGIDIGKKLPSDMDKTLVVCWSPLSDGVSRLAFAGVDNSIFVFDPIEQKVDRTFTQYGWKKGLAWSPDGKQLAVSDRRSINVWNVDSGTRFGTCEGPSSMIRDISWSKSQGRIAALAEDGLICMWNAESLAYCAKFNLHQRIPYSVRWSPNGEHLVSTARNGRLVNQSLSDSNHNSDFPTRKLGTNPSGN from the coding sequence ATGAGCGAGAATGAGGAACTTGATCTCGACGCGCTCGTAAAGACCGCCGGTTCTTTTTCGCGTGATCGATTCGCTCAATTCATGCAGCTGATTCCTCCGGCGACCCGGAAAGTTGTCCTTAAGCGTTTGGCCGACAGGCACGCATCGACATCGACGACCGACGACGCAACTGGCAGGTTCGATGCTGCTCTTCCTCCGACTGTCATCGTCGAACCAGAAAGCGAAAACAAGGCCAGCGAAGATCGGACTACCAAGCGTGATCGCGTGTCGGATGACGTCAGCATGGTCAAACTTCACGCCCGTGGCGCGGTCGGCGAAGTATTCGTTGCGTTTGACAAAAAGCTCTCTCGTGAACTTGCTCTCAAGCGAATTCGACCAGAGTTGCCACCGAGTGATCGCCGGGTACAAAGGTTCATTCGCGAAGCAGAAATTACGGCAAACTTGCAGCATCCCGGCATCGTTCCAATCTACGATCTGGTTGTGTCCCCGGACAAAGTCCACTACACGATGCCCCTGGTCTGTGGATCGACGCTTTCCGACTTGATCAAACAAACACACGAGAAGTTTGGTGATCGAACTGATCCGGTCGAGTGGATGTCAGCGTTTCGCCCTTTGCTGACCCGCTTCATTGCCGTTTGTAATGCGATCGACTACGCGCACTCCGAAAACGTTCTGCATCGCGATCTGAAACCTGACAACATCATGGTCGGGACGCAGGGACAAACTTTGATCCTCGATTGGGGCTGTGCCAAAAAGATCGACGATTCGGAAACCTCCGATGAATCTCAACCTCAAATCCAGGATATTGAACTGGCGAAGATTCTTGGTGTTGAACCGCAAAACCGAATGACAGTCGCCGGATCGGTGATGGGTACGATTGCTTTCATGAGCCCCGAGCAAGCGTCAGGAGATCCGAGTCGAGTCGGAACTCACAGCGACATTTTTGGACTTGGTGCGACGCTGTTCAACCTGTTAACGAACGAAGTTGCTTACGAGAATGTCGAAACCGATGACAGCAGCATCGACAAGGCACTTGAAGAAGTCCAACAAGGCAAGCATCTTCGTGTCGAAGAAATTGACTCGCGAGTACCGGCTCCAATCGCAGCGATTTGCCTCAAGGCGATGGCTTACGATCCAGAGAAACGCTATGCGTCGGCCGGCGACTTTGGCCGTGACATTGACCATTTCCTCGCGGGCGAACCGGTTTCGGCCTATCGCGAACCGCTCATTGATCGCGCAGCGCGCTTTATAAAACGTCACCGAACCGCGTTCACGACGTTGCTTGGCACACTGTTGGTTGGGTTTCTTTCGTTGGCGTTGGTGACCCTGATCGTCGATCGACAACGTGCAACGCTGGCAGACAAAAACAATGAACTGGCGTCGCTGAATGATGAACTGGCCGCAGTGAACGAGCGTTTGACCAATTCGATTGAGGCCGAGAAAGAGCTTGTCACCTCCGCGACCGTCCGAGAGCTGCAGAGCAAGCAACAGCTTTACGCGACTGAGATGTTACTGGCTAGCGAAGCTTCGTCCGAACCCGGTGGCATTGGGCGCATGCGTCAACTGGTTGACCGTTGGCGTGGGCCGGAGATGAGCGATTTCCGCGGATGGGAATGGCGGCACCTGGATGCTCTGGGAAATAGCGAGTACTGGAAAACGGACCTCGAATCGACCGTCAACAGAATATTCACGACCCGCGACAGCCCGATCGTCAGAGTTTTCGACGCGGACAAGTCACTGGTTTTCAATCTCGACATCGAAACTAAAAAAGTTATCGGAAGAATCAGGCTTCCTCGCAACACGACGTCACTGGACTTCAACCGCGACCAATCCGTGGCAGCAGTCGGGCTGGCCGATGGCTCGGTTCAAATTTTGAAGCTGAACCAGAAGGGCTCGAAACCGGTCGAGTTTAAAACTCTGAAGTCCACCATCGCGGATATACGCTGGAACATAGGAGGCGACTATCTCGCTGCCTGCGACGTGTCTGGTAACGTCGCGGTTTGGCAGTGGTATGAACGCAAGTTGAAATTTACTGACACAGGTGTGCTCAAACAGGCTGGCAAACAGCTTTTGCACTGGTCTTACGATGGACACAAACTTTACTGGACCACCAGCAGCGAAATTTTCGAATGGGGAACTTCGGACGGAAAGAAAAAACAGATCGTTCGTGACGGCTGGATCGTCAGTCCTTGCTCGAGCCATGAAGGTAAACTTTTGGCGTGGGTCGGACCGGGAAATACGATCGTGATCCACAACCCCGAATCCGGAGAAACGAAGAGGCTCAGCGGTCATCAGTTGTTTGTGGAGACACTACATTGGCATCCGCACAAACACTATCTATTAAGTTCCAGTGCCGATGGATCGGTCCGCATCTGGAATGCGGATACTTTCAAGCAAGTCAGGCAGTTGCTTGGCCATGGCGGGCACGTGTACGCGGCGTCCTGGAGTTCTGATGGATCCAAAGTTGCCTCCGGAGGTTTGCCAGAAGATCATTTCCACGTCTGGGATGTTTCGAATTTGGGAAGCGAACAGGACCGCGAACTCAAAGATCATCCAGCGTTTGCCTGGCACCCTGACGGCGATCGGCTGGCGGTTGCAGAAGGTTCGAACATTTTGGTTGAGGGTAGGCAGAACGGTTCGATGGAAACGCTCCTGCTGAAGCCCGCTGACTCGAAGTCGCCTGAGATTTACTCTCTCGCGTACGACGATTCCGGCCAAAGAATTGCGTGCGTATCGGCCAAAGGACGAGTGTGGACAATTGACGCAGAATCCGGAGAAATGCTGAAATTGCTCGACGAAGGCAGCAATGCAAATCTGTTCCCTCGGATTACCGGCAAAGCCATCCAGTGGTCGCCAGACGGCAAGTTTCTGGCGGCGATCGGCAGTAGAGGCAAAGTCCGAATCTGGGACGATGCGACAGGAATCGACATCGGTAAAAAGCTTCCCTCGGACATGGACAAAACACTGGTTGTCTGTTGGAGCCCACTGTCCGATGGCGTTTCGAGACTGGCATTCGCCGGCGTCGACAACTCTATTTTTGTTTTCGATCCGATCGAACAGAAGGTCGACAGAACGTTTACGCAGTACGGGTGGAAAAAAGGGCTTGCCTGGTCACCCGACGGCAAACAACTTGCCGTCTCCGATCGGCGCAGCATCAATGTTTGGAATGTCGACAGCGGAACTCGATTCGGAACGTGTGAAGGTCCAAGCTCCATGATTCGCGACATCTCTTGGAGCAAATCTCAGGGCAGAATCGCGGCGTTGGCGGAAGACGGCTTGATCTGCATGTGGAATGCAGAATCGCTTGCGTATTGCGCCAAGTTCAATTTGCATCAGCGAATTCCGTACTCGGTTCGCTGGAGCCCCAATGGCGAACATCTGGTCTCGACCGCGAGGAATGGGCGATTGGTGAATCAGTCCCTTTCTGATTCCAACCACAATTCTGATTTTCCGACTCGCAAACTCGGGACAAACCCATCCGGAAATTGA
- a CDS encoding cold-shock protein, with protein sequence MPEGTIKKLAEKGFGFIQGAEKDIFFHFSALEGISFEELREGQKVEYQEGTGPKGPRAENVKLIDG encoded by the coding sequence ATGCCGGAAGGTACTATCAAAAAGTTGGCTGAAAAGGGTTTTGGATTTATTCAGGGAGCAGAAAAAGACATCTTCTTCCACTTTTCAGCACTCGAGGGAATTTCTTTCGAGGAGTTGCGTGAAGGACAGAAAGTCGAGTATCAGGAAGGTACAGGTCCGAAAGGACCACGCGCGGAGAATGTGAAGCTGATCGATGGCTAA
- a CDS encoding molybdopterin-dependent oxidoreductase, which yields MTELTKIPPGQQVVASNKWPVIGEREPANSEKTSWTLSLGGLVESPATFSTSQLLSMPQTSLVVDIHCVTRWSKLDVPFSGVLLKDLLRLVEPKPNAKFVSFVSRSARKHSTSLPLDVAIAHDCLIALAAEGQPIESGHGGPIRNIVPRKYFYKSVKWLEEIEFLEEDRLGYWEADAGYHNLADPWKEQRYMAATIDRRTAATLIDSKDFSNRDLRSIDASNRNLDGLNAVGAKLRDAAFDNCSLAKADFSDANLSNASFVGANLSGAKFSGTDVEGADFSGADLTDVDLSGSSLIGASFFSGERTHAKLSATTFSQHQLDSLNPGQREFVVSIARIQ from the coding sequence ATGACAGAACTCACGAAAATTCCGCCGGGTCAACAAGTAGTTGCATCGAATAAATGGCCTGTGATTGGTGAACGTGAACCTGCTAACAGCGAAAAGACAAGCTGGACACTTTCTTTGGGGGGGCTGGTTGAGAGTCCAGCCACCTTTTCGACATCGCAACTTCTGTCGATGCCGCAAACCAGCCTGGTGGTCGACATCCACTGCGTCACGCGTTGGTCCAAACTGGATGTTCCATTTTCCGGTGTGCTGCTGAAGGATCTTTTGCGCCTCGTTGAGCCCAAGCCAAACGCAAAGTTTGTTTCCTTTGTTTCGCGTTCGGCGAGAAAGCATTCGACGTCGCTTCCCTTGGACGTTGCGATTGCGCATGACTGTCTGATTGCACTTGCGGCCGAGGGTCAGCCGATTGAGTCAGGGCACGGCGGCCCGATTCGAAATATTGTCCCGAGGAAGTACTTCTATAAAAGCGTGAAGTGGCTGGAGGAGATTGAGTTTCTCGAAGAAGACCGTTTGGGATATTGGGAAGCCGACGCGGGATATCACAATCTGGCGGACCCCTGGAAAGAGCAGCGGTACATGGCGGCGACGATTGACCGGCGAACTGCGGCGACGCTGATTGACTCAAAGGACTTTTCGAATCGCGACCTTCGTAGTATCGATGCGAGCAATCGAAATCTCGATGGCCTCAATGCCGTCGGCGCCAAACTTCGAGACGCTGCCTTCGACAATTGTTCGCTCGCCAAGGCAGACTTTTCTGATGCCAATCTTTCGAATGCCAGTTTCGTTGGTGCAAACCTGTCCGGGGCGAAGTTCTCAGGAACCGATGTGGAGGGAGCTGACTTTTCTGGAGCCGATTTGACGGACGTTGATTTGAGCGGGAGTTCGCTGATCGGAGCATCTTTCTTCAGCGGCGAAAGAACTCACGCCAAGCTCAGCGCAACCACGTTCTCCCAGCATCAACTCGACAGTCTGAATCCCGGTCAACGGGAGTTCGTTGTATCCATCGCCAGGATTCAGTAG